TGCAGAGTATTTAGATGGGGCAATTCAAACGGGATTACCTAGTTTTATTAAAAAGGATGCCGCTCAGGCCCTGGCACAGGCCAAGGAGCGTGTTGAAGCTGAAGGGGCGTTGCAAGACATAACGGGCAAGCGCTAAGCTGTCAGAGGCTACCCAGAGTGGTCAAGAGGAACCTGTTTGCTCCAGTGGAGGGAGATTGCTTTCCGGCGGCCAGGTTTTGGCAGCGCTTTTCAGCAATTGGCTTACAGGGACCAGCTGATAATTTTTGGCTCTCAGCTGATCAATCACCACCGGCAGGGCTTTAATCGTGTCCGGAGCGGAGTCTGAGGCATGGAAGAGGATGATATCACCCGGCCCTGCGCCATGCCCGTTGGGAAGGCCATTCAGCACATTATGGATAACCGCTTCCGGTCCGGGGCGTTTCCAATCCAGGGAATCCACACTCCATTGAATGACTTGATAGCCGAGCCTTTGTGAGACACTGATCAGCTTATTATCATAAGCTCCGTTAGGTGGTCTCAGTAAGGAGATTTTTTGTCCGGTAATCTGTTGAAGAACTTCGTGGGCACTCATAATTTCACGCTCAATCTCTCCCGGGCTTAAAGTGTTTAAATCAATATGCCGGTTGCCATGGGAAGCAATTTCATGACCGTCCGCCACCATGCGTTTTACCAGGTCTTCATGTTTGGCAGCCCAGGGGCTGGATAAAAAGAAGGTAGCCTTGACTCCTTTTTCCTGCAAAATATCCAGAATTGGTTCCGGGGTTTTTTCTCCCCAGCTGATATCGAAAGTCAGGCCAATTTCACTGGTGGTAACTTCCGCTGAGTAAATGGGCTTTAGCTTGCTGGAAAAGACAGCTATAACGTTTTCACGATAAGCAAGGACCACGAATAAGAGGATAGCCCAGAGCATAGCATTGCGCAAAGCCGGTCGTTTAAAGACAATAAATTTCATGAATTATCCCTCCCTCTTCAAAAGATATTCAAAGTCCGAACGGAACATGTAAAGAGAGGCTGTACTAATTCATTGAGAATAAAGAAAAAGCACCATGCGGTGCTTTTTAATAGTTTAATGTATGAACATTTCTTAACGGCTGAATCGTGTCCCCAGGATAAACCTCAGCAGGTCATAGCCAAACAGGAGCTTAAGAAAAAGATGAAGGACAAGGATACTGGTGACAAAATAAACGGCAATACGAATGACCACAAAAGCGATCGAGAAAAACCAACCAAAAACATGACTCAGGAGTATCGCCGAAAAATAAAGGGCAAGAATTAAAAGGATAATTTTCAGGACAATAACCCAATTAGAAGACGGAGCAGGACGATAAGCGTTCATAACAACACCTCCCACATAATTTAGATTAACATATTTCGACCTTACTGTCTAGATTGTTAAACAATTCGCCTGTAGGCTTGTTTTCGCGCCAAAAAGCACCTCTCTGCATATGATGACTATGATACGGAGGGGATGCTGATGAACGATCACAGCTTGGAATTTTGGCGAACCCTAATGGAAAAAGGCACGGCTTGTTTGGGCCAAACAGATTATGTGAAAGCGGAAAATTATTTCAAGAGAGCAGTGCGGATCGCACACCATCTCGATGTACCCTTAGTAAAGGCTTTTTCCTTACGTTTACTGGCGACGGTTCAAGTGAAGCAAGGAAAGACAGAAATAGCAGAGAAAGGATTCCGGGAAGCTCTGCAAATCTGTGAAAAGGTCAATAACTATAAAGGAATGTCCGAAGCTTTAGCCGGTTTAGCCAGTGTGGCCGTGGAAAAAAATAATTTCGAAAACGCCATACACTTCTATTGCCGGGCTATTGAAGTATATCCCCTTGAGTCGCCGCCCCTTCGTTTGGCCATGCTGTACAGCGATTTGGGTCAGGCTTATTCGGCCTTGGAACGCTGGCAGGAAGCTCAGGATACTTACAGGAAAGCCATGAACTTGTGTCACAAGTTTAATTATCCCAAAGGTGAAGGGGAGCTAAGTGTCCTCATTGGTGAAGTTCATTATCAACTGGAGGATAAAGACCAGGCCATACTATGTATACAGCATTCCTGTAAAGTCTTTGCCGGGAGCAAAGAAGAGGTATCGCTGATCAACAGCCTGCAATACTACGCTTTTATGATGTTTGAACTGCAGAGACTTGAAGAAGCATTAGTAGCTCTGCAAAGGGCGGTTGTGCTGCAGATGAGAAATAATTTATGGGAAGACGTTAGTGAGTCGGTCTATTTTATGGCAAAAGTTCTGCAAGGCTTAGGATACCTGGATGAGACTCAATACTACCTTGAGCTATCCATAAAACTCTGTCCCGATCATGAGCTCAGCTTGGCTCTGCGCTTACAAAGCTTAGGGAGACTTATGGTCAGAAAGGAAGAGTACGGCCAGGCTAAAAAATACTTTTTGGAATCTGCCGCTATTTTTGAGCTTCTGGGGGATGATCTCCGCTTAGGTGAGTGTTATGAATATTTGGCCTTTCTTCTTGACGCCTTGGGAGAAGAGGAAGAAAGTGAATACTATCGGAAAGAATCCAAACGGATGATTGCCGGTTATCATGCCCATTCCTTGAATGCAGTGCAGCGATTAGCCGAATATTATGAGCGCCGCAAGCAATATCTGGATGCCTTGCAATGCTATTGGCAATCCATAGAGATTGCCCGGGACATCGGGTATGAGACCATGGATTTGGAACGGGCGGTACAAAGAGTTTCCCGCAAGGTTCGTCAGAAGAAACATTGATAAATTGTGCCGGAATACTAGGAAAGATTCCATTTTTCGGTTAGAATATGGATATAGCCAAGAGAAGGATATGTGAGGGATTGCTGTGAAGTTAGATGACATGCTCCTGTTGGAAAGCTTGGAAGATATCCATCATGTGATAGAACAGTCGCTGAAGAAGATTTCT
The window above is part of the Desulfitobacterium chlororespirans DSM 11544 genome. Proteins encoded here:
- a CDS encoding polysaccharide deacetylase family protein, with the translated sequence MKFIVFKRPALRNAMLWAILLFVVLAYRENVIAVFSSKLKPIYSAEVTTSEIGLTFDISWGEKTPEPILDILQEKGVKATFFLSSPWAAKHEDLVKRMVADGHEIASHGNRHIDLNTLSPGEIEREIMSAHEVLQQITGQKISLLRPPNGAYDNKLISVSQRLGYQVIQWSVDSLDWKRPGPEAVIHNVLNGLPNGHGAGPGDIILFHASDSAPDTIKALPVVIDQLRAKNYQLVPVSQLLKSAAKTWPPESNLPPLEQTGSS
- a CDS encoding tetratricopeptide repeat protein codes for the protein MLMNDHSLEFWRTLMEKGTACLGQTDYVKAENYFKRAVRIAHHLDVPLVKAFSLRLLATVQVKQGKTEIAEKGFREALQICEKVNNYKGMSEALAGLASVAVEKNNFENAIHFYCRAIEVYPLESPPLRLAMLYSDLGQAYSALERWQEAQDTYRKAMNLCHKFNYPKGEGELSVLIGEVHYQLEDKDQAILCIQHSCKVFAGSKEEVSLINSLQYYAFMMFELQRLEEALVALQRAVVLQMRNNLWEDVSESVYFMAKVLQGLGYLDETQYYLELSIKLCPDHELSLALRLQSLGRLMVRKEEYGQAKKYFLESAAIFELLGDDLRLGECYEYLAFLLDALGEEEESEYYRKESKRMIAGYHAHSLNAVQRLAEYYERRKQYLDALQCYWQSIEIARDIGYETMDLERAVQRVSRKVRQKKH